Genomic window (Streptomyces cadmiisoli):
GCACCATCCTGGAGCCACGATGACGAATAGGCCCACGGAGCAAGTGCTGCGGGAACTGCTGTACCTGGCCTCCCCGGACTCCTCGGAGCAGGGGCGTGCCCAGGCGGCGGAGGCCATTGCGCGCTCGGGGGACGAACCGTTGCCCGACAGTGAGCTGACGCGACTCGCAAACGCCTTGCGCCCGCCAGAGGCCAGTGACCACCCGGTAGATCTGCGAGGAGCCGATCTTGCCGGAGGCAACCTGTACCAGGTCAGCCTCCAAGGCGCTGATCTGACCGGCGCGGACCTCCGCCGGTGCGACTTGACCTTCGCAGACCTGTCGGGGGCTCGGCTTCTCGAATGCGATGCACGTGACGCAGTCCTGGATAATGCCACTTTGATCGGCGTGGATCTCTCACGTGCACGACTGGAGTCGGCGTCCATGCAGCACGTTGATCTGACGGGTGCCTCCCTGCAAGATGTCTGCCTCCGTGATGCAGATTTGACGGACGCCCGCTTGGCACAGACACTGCTACATTCTGCGGACCTACGTAACTGT
Coding sequences:
- a CDS encoding pentapeptide repeat-containing protein — protein: MTNRPTEQVLRELLYLASPDSSEQGRAQAAEAIARSGDEPLPDSELTRLANALRPPEASDHPVDLRGADLAGGNLYQVSLQGADLTGADLRRCDLTFADLSGARLLECDARDAVLDNATLIGVDLSRARLESASMQHVDLTGASLQDVCLRDADLTDARLAQTLLHSADLRNCDLSGADLSSALGMLSIDDLQGVRWSTATQWPASQPDLWYEIRDSSTAVSPGVFRVGRDYNRDHANESVTGPRAPSHV